A portion of the Paenibacillus hamazuiensis genome contains these proteins:
- a CDS encoding WG repeat-containing protein, which yields MRKIVIVCFCLSLFFMTGFASNVLAQDSLRFIIKPLEVDYAGDFKEGMAMIKKNNKWGFIDIRGKIIIEPLYDRVRDFKGGIAIVQKDGKYGILDKKGNLIADIQYDEIEGYSEGLALFKKNGKLGFLDEHGHEVIHTELSYNLSSFSEGLAAFKTNSETGYMDKSGEVVLTLSNSFFVHSFKDGVAQISDGRKIGLIDTSGNVIIEPQYDLMTAFDDNGLSQSVKDGTLRFIDKTGQEMISTFPYTGSYGFSEGMAPVHKNGVWGFIDLAGEEVIPLQYKHAFKFRNGVAQVKKKGENGEVWGVVDKNGKEIIPPQFYNIRPEYFNNFSEGLEPVEMRTQTGGATTSKWGYIDRTGKLIIQTEKPMEYGYILDAYGFSEGLARVQMNHGWGYIANPLETPADWAKTEVSDAISLNLIPDDIRYGYNQSINRADFCKLVIHLLAVKKAKSIDDILNENGKKLNKPVFNDTDDIAILAANALGIVEGKDDNAFDPDGSISRQEAAVMLEKAFKIIGTATPKTVISFADKEDIAPWAIHAVDWVTSIEDMTNRSKVMGNSDENNFNPNGSFTKQQAFITVKRLYNAIK from the coding sequence TTGAGAAAAATCGTAATCGTATGTTTTTGCTTATCATTATTTTTTATGACCGGTTTCGCATCAAATGTTTTGGCTCAAGATTCGTTAAGATTCATCATTAAACCGTTGGAAGTGGACTATGCCGGGGATTTTAAGGAAGGCATGGCCATGATCAAAAAAAATAATAAGTGGGGATTTATAGACATCAGAGGCAAGATTATCATTGAACCGTTATACGATCGGGTTCGAGATTTTAAAGGCGGTATTGCCATTGTCCAAAAAGACGGAAAATATGGAATTCTTGATAAGAAAGGAAATTTAATTGCAGATATTCAATACGATGAAATAGAGGGTTATAGCGAAGGTTTGGCATTGTTTAAGAAGAATGGCAAGTTGGGATTTTTAGACGAACATGGTCACGAGGTCATACATACGGAGTTAAGTTACAATTTAAGCAGTTTTAGTGAAGGTCTAGCTGCATTTAAGACAAATTCAGAAACAGGGTATATGGATAAGTCAGGAGAAGTAGTCCTCACATTATCAAATTCATTTTTCGTCCACAGTTTTAAAGACGGGGTAGCCCAGATTTCCGACGGTAGAAAAATAGGTCTGATTGATACGTCGGGCAATGTAATAATTGAACCGCAATATGATCTGATGACAGCTTTTGACGATAATGGTTTATCTCAATCAGTTAAGGATGGAACGCTAAGATTTATCGATAAAACGGGTCAAGAAATGATCAGCACCTTTCCGTATACGGGTTCTTACGGTTTTAGCGAAGGTATGGCGCCGGTTCACAAAAATGGAGTATGGGGCTTTATAGATCTGGCAGGTGAAGAAGTGATTCCTCTGCAGTACAAACATGCTTTCAAGTTTAGAAATGGAGTTGCCCAGGTTAAAAAGAAAGGGGAAAATGGAGAAGTTTGGGGGGTTGTTGATAAAAATGGAAAAGAAATTATCCCTCCTCAATTTTACAACATCAGGCCTGAGTATTTTAATAATTTTAGCGAAGGGCTTGAGCCTGTGGAAATGCGAACCCAAACAGGCGGAGCCACTACCAGCAAGTGGGGATATATCGATAGGACCGGAAAGCTGATCATACAGACTGAGAAACCGATGGAATATGGGTATATTTTGGACGCATATGGTTTTAGCGAAGGGCTGGCACGCGTACAAATGAATCATGGATGGGGTTACATTGCCAACCCGCTAGAAACCCCGGCTGATTGGGCAAAAACTGAGGTTAGCGATGCAATTTCTTTAAACCTGATACCGGATGATATTCGATATGGTTATAACCAAAGTATTAATAGGGCCGATTTCTGCAAACTTGTAATTCATTTATTGGCGGTTAAAAAGGCAAAATCAATAGATGACATACTGAATGAAAACGGAAAGAAATTAAATAAACCGGTCTTCAACGATACAGACGATATCGCAATTCTAGCAGCCAACGCCCTTGGTATCGTTGAGGGGAAAGATGATAACGCATTCGATCCGGATGGAAGTATCAGCCGTCAAGAAGCGGCCGTAATGTTGGAAAAAGCCTTTAAAATCATAGGCACTGCCACTCCAAAGACCGTTATATCGTTTGCTGATAAGGAGGATATAGCACCTTGGGCAATACATGCGGTCGATTGGGTTACTTCCATTGAAGATATGACAAACCGTTCTAAAGTAATGGGGAACTCGGATGAGAATAATTTTAACCCTAACGGGAGTTTTACAAAACAACAGGCATTTATAACGGTCAAAAGACTGTATAATGCAATAAAATAA
- a CDS encoding sensor histidine kinase, whose amino-acid sequence MLYVLMFVTLWTICFIIWRNARGAGYVHWIALIFLTGGCASFSVSIHHVILPYLRQNTELPSPVLETLRIIGISAIHIYFHFIFYTFLMSAVLVCRLFAKRLIVWIGLAALAVPLWSLVSTGGYYPTAVVDVQSIRTWSLIYFAAGVACYVAGYMKESDAQLRRNLVRTGALIIIPLVLAFITDFYSVAAITINESDIVFTGGNHWDINSLIVLWLLVSFVLFALRYGVFGVKLKIEQQKLDYSIRALTKGTAILNHALKNEVVKINLIGEHIQYLLNNDDQAAAKETATHLFEITDRMTALFRKIGEQTEEIVLNKERIRINGLIDSIAAQLRPLAESKGVTIRCAYQDDIEVSCDPHHIAEVLNNVCLNAMDAMPSGGGTIDIHTNVRGSRLNITVKDNGKGIPQEMMGHVFTPFFTTKSGQSVHSGLGLSYCYNVLQKHGGVIKVLATEPGKGTTIGLVLPLKD is encoded by the coding sequence ATGCTGTACGTACTGATGTTCGTCACTTTGTGGACGATATGCTTCATCATTTGGCGCAATGCCCGCGGCGCCGGTTATGTCCACTGGATCGCGCTTATATTTTTAACAGGCGGCTGCGCCAGCTTCTCCGTTTCCATCCACCACGTCATTCTGCCTTATTTGCGGCAAAACACCGAGCTCCCTTCACCCGTGCTGGAAACTCTGCGAATCATCGGAATCTCCGCCATCCATATTTACTTTCATTTTATTTTCTATACGTTTCTGATGAGTGCTGTTTTAGTTTGCAGGCTGTTTGCCAAACGTCTGATCGTCTGGATCGGTTTGGCCGCGCTGGCTGTGCCGCTGTGGTCCCTTGTTTCCACGGGCGGCTACTATCCGACAGCCGTTGTGGACGTGCAGTCGATCCGCACCTGGTCGCTGATCTATTTCGCAGCCGGAGTGGCTTGCTATGTCGCCGGTTACATGAAGGAGTCCGACGCACAGCTGAGACGCAATTTGGTTCGCACCGGCGCCCTGATCATCATCCCCCTCGTCCTGGCTTTCATAACCGATTTTTACAGCGTGGCGGCTATTACGATCAACGAGTCGGACATCGTATTTACCGGCGGCAACCATTGGGATATCAACTCGCTGATCGTATTGTGGCTGCTGGTATCTTTTGTTTTGTTTGCTTTGAGGTACGGAGTGTTCGGCGTCAAGCTGAAGATCGAGCAGCAGAAGCTCGACTATTCGATTCGCGCTTTGACGAAAGGAACGGCCATACTGAACCACGCTTTGAAAAATGAAGTCGTGAAAATCAATCTCATCGGGGAGCACATTCAATATTTGCTGAATAACGACGATCAGGCTGCGGCCAAGGAAACGGCAACCCATCTGTTCGAAATTACCGATCGGATGACGGCCCTGTTCCGCAAAATCGGCGAGCAGACGGAAGAAATTGTGCTGAATAAGGAGCGCATCCGCATCAACGGACTGATCGACTCCATCGCCGCTCAGCTGCGGCCGCTTGCCGAAAGCAAAGGAGTGACCATCCGCTGCGCATACCAGGACGATATCGAGGTAAGCTGCGATCCGCACCACATTGCCGAAGTGCTCAACAACGTATGCCTGAATGCGATGGATGCCATGCCTTCCGGCGGGGGAACGATCGACATTCACACGAATGTCAGGGGCAGCCGCTTGAATATTACGGTCAAGGACAACGGAAAGGGTATCCCCCAAGAAATGATGGGCCATGTGTTCACTCCTTTTTTCACGACCAAAAGCGGACAATCCGTGCACAGCGGCCTGGGCTTAAGCTACTGCTACAATGTGCTGCAGAAGCACGGCGGCGTCATAAAAGTGCTGGCCACCGAGCCCGGCAAAGGTACGACGATCGGCCTGGTCCTTCCTTTGAAGGACTAG
- a CDS encoding response regulator transcription factor, protein MIDILIADDHTLMRDGLQTILNLEEDMRVVGSAGNGEEALALAEKHLPHIVLMDIRMNGMNGIECTKRIKQKLPSTAILILTTFAEDDYIIEALAGGAAGFLLKDMPGDKLIEAIRDAVKGHYMLPSVVAAKLAAKLSSVTAGGRLALDTILHKSEAVVFSDKEKTIALLMLEGKSNREMAELLFMSEGTVKNYVSAIYGKIGTNDRNIAVMTLKGLLEGRSDS, encoded by the coding sequence ATGATCGATATACTTATTGCGGACGACCACACCTTGATGCGTGACGGTCTCCAAACGATTTTGAACCTGGAAGAGGATATGCGGGTGGTCGGTTCGGCCGGCAACGGGGAGGAGGCTTTGGCTTTAGCGGAAAAGCATCTGCCCCATATCGTGCTCATGGACATTCGGATGAACGGCATGAACGGCATCGAATGCACCAAGCGGATCAAGCAAAAATTGCCGTCGACGGCCATTCTGATTTTGACGACGTTTGCGGAGGACGACTATATCATTGAAGCGCTTGCCGGCGGAGCGGCCGGTTTTCTGTTGAAAGATATGCCTGGGGATAAGCTGATCGAGGCGATTCGGGATGCCGTCAAAGGGCACTATATGCTGCCTTCGGTCGTCGCGGCCAAGCTGGCGGCCAAGCTTTCTTCGGTCACGGCGGGAGGCCGTCTTGCGCTCGATACGATTTTGCATAAATCCGAAGCGGTCGTTTTTTCGGATAAAGAAAAAACGATCGCTTTGCTCATGCTGGAAGGGAAATCGAACCGGGAAATGGCAGAGCTGCTCTTCATGAGCGAAGGCACGGTGAAAAACTATGTCAGCGCGATCTACGGCAAAATCGGCACGAACGACCGAAATATCGCCGTCATGACGCTGAAGGGGCTGCTGGAGGGGAGAAGCGATTCATGA
- a CDS encoding ATP-binding protein, whose amino-acid sequence MKRPGWLRWHRSLDFIMIVTVIVSGIVGFTYFVNGGLTEFKGKLVYTLEDEPGWEAVIGDLQVMEDRVVDEGVSWKPYEELAATAEAKQNTGVFWVKRTLPEAKDPQRDPLLQIREARQYQIYIDGKQIADFNWSHPSRWIDPYYERDFYRLPVDYAGKTIHLRVMPQKEGGLYFGRLIILEAGDITMQIIRANMLTVALTVCYLFLGFVAFATFLFYNKEALHGYFSLLNFSVAYTCFARSGLVSLFDPPLFVGYFQNLGPLLGTVAIFGLLEQLAEEPSKRACRRVARFMLVYAAISIMLAFNDSYWFMAAEYYVYPAVLAAALLYVARPMLHWFLHRRDAETRWLAFGAGMLAVSKLLQLLFLYVPSVNRYTILHMPLFSYYWKANIFYLGMFLFVLSLGMMIVSRLKDVFRQSRRLADELREKNARLESLDRIKDDFLANTSHELRTPLHGMIGLAESLLDGISGPLPEPARRNLQLIAASGKRLARLVGDILDLAKIKHRDIPLHPQPVQLRDVAGIVLAAFGPMIEGKGVRLVNRVDANLPAAAADPDRLQQVLYNLVGNSVKFTPSGEIAVTAAQEGEWVRVTVSDTGVGIPEDKLAAVFEPFEQVGEIAATLEGTGLGLPLTKKLVELHGGTIGIRSAQGAGTECSFTLPVAEAAGEPSREHGSSSAEPVREREAAGSALARQTEAGPDELPHPSAVQAASGGTLLLVDDEPINHQVLDNYLSSQPFTLIKAYSAGEALHILEREEVSLVLLDVMLPDGNGYDICRSLRRRFSASELPVIMLTARNRLSDLLEGFDAGANDYLTKPLSKYELLARVNVQLQLSRLTHSLERLVQERTADLEQAHLRLQQSMRETAQAIAELQVVEERNRIAGDIHDIVGHTLTTTIVQLEAAKRLLLKNDDRGYEKLELSQDLVRRSMEEVRQAVRMMKQSGADYDLNEALQGLLAETAQAAGVAVEADIEPLPPLGALPKKVIFHALQEGLTNGIRHGECTRFRFELGHRDGRICFSLWNDGKKYEPAGTGIGLRVMTERVRSLGGSLELSSPEDGGCLLTFSLPDEE is encoded by the coding sequence ATGAAACGACCGGGCTGGCTGCGGTGGCATCGAAGTTTGGATTTCATCATGATCGTAACCGTGATCGTGTCCGGGATCGTCGGGTTCACCTATTTCGTCAACGGCGGCTTGACCGAGTTCAAGGGGAAATTGGTCTACACCTTGGAGGACGAGCCCGGCTGGGAAGCGGTTATCGGCGATTTGCAGGTGATGGAAGATCGGGTCGTCGACGAAGGCGTTTCATGGAAGCCGTATGAGGAGCTGGCGGCAACCGCTGAAGCGAAGCAAAATACCGGAGTGTTCTGGGTGAAACGAACGCTGCCGGAAGCTAAAGACCCGCAGCGGGATCCGCTGCTGCAAATTCGGGAAGCGAGGCAATACCAGATCTATATCGACGGGAAGCAAATTGCCGATTTCAATTGGAGCCACCCAAGTCGATGGATCGATCCGTATTATGAAAGGGACTTTTACCGGCTGCCGGTCGATTACGCGGGAAAAACGATCCATTTGCGCGTGATGCCCCAGAAAGAAGGGGGACTGTACTTCGGAAGGCTTATTATTTTGGAAGCCGGCGACATTACGATGCAAATCATTCGGGCGAATATGTTAACCGTGGCGCTGACGGTCTGCTACTTGTTTCTCGGATTTGTCGCTTTCGCCACCTTTTTGTTTTACAACAAGGAGGCGCTGCACGGATACTTCTCGCTTCTCAACTTCAGCGTCGCATACACTTGCTTCGCCAGGTCGGGTTTAGTGAGCTTGTTCGATCCGCCTCTGTTTGTCGGTTATTTCCAGAACCTGGGGCCGCTGCTTGGGACGGTTGCGATTTTCGGCCTGCTGGAGCAGCTGGCCGAGGAACCGAGCAAACGGGCTTGCCGGAGGGTGGCCCGCTTTATGCTGGTGTACGCAGCCATTTCCATTATGCTGGCATTTAACGACAGCTACTGGTTTATGGCGGCGGAATATTACGTGTACCCGGCGGTGCTCGCTGCGGCGCTGCTTTACGTTGCCCGGCCGATGCTGCATTGGTTTCTCCATCGCCGGGATGCGGAGACCCGCTGGCTTGCTTTCGGCGCGGGCATGCTGGCCGTATCGAAGCTGCTGCAGCTTCTTTTCTTATACGTTCCTTCGGTAAATAGGTACACTATACTGCATATGCCGCTTTTCTCCTATTATTGGAAAGCGAATATTTTTTACCTCGGCATGTTTCTGTTCGTATTGTCCTTGGGCATGATGATCGTTTCGCGGCTGAAGGACGTCTTCCGCCAATCCCGAAGGCTCGCTGACGAACTGCGAGAAAAAAACGCCCGGTTGGAATCGCTTGATCGGATCAAGGACGATTTTCTCGCCAACACGTCCCACGAATTGCGGACGCCGCTGCATGGGATGATCGGCCTTGCCGAGTCGCTGCTCGACGGGATTTCCGGCCCGCTCCCGGAACCGGCCCGCCGCAATCTGCAGCTGATTGCGGCCAGCGGAAAACGGCTGGCGCGGCTTGTCGGCGATATTCTCGATCTGGCCAAAATCAAACATCGCGACATTCCGCTGCATCCGCAGCCGGTTCAATTGCGCGACGTGGCCGGAATCGTGCTCGCCGCCTTCGGCCCGATGATCGAAGGCAAAGGCGTCCGCCTGGTTAACCGGGTCGACGCGAACCTTCCGGCCGCCGCCGCCGATCCCGACCGGCTGCAGCAAGTGCTGTACAACCTGGTCGGCAACTCCGTGAAATTTACGCCGTCGGGGGAAATTGCCGTAACCGCCGCGCAGGAAGGCGAATGGGTGCGCGTTACGGTTTCCGATACGGGAGTCGGGATTCCCGAGGATAAGCTTGCCGCCGTATTCGAGCCGTTCGAGCAGGTCGGCGAAATTGCCGCGACGCTGGAAGGCACCGGGCTAGGCCTGCCGCTGACGAAGAAGCTGGTCGAGCTGCACGGCGGAACGATCGGCATCCGCTCCGCTCAAGGGGCGGGGACGGAATGCTCGTTTACGCTGCCTGTCGCCGAGGCGGCGGGGGAGCCGAGCCGCGAGCACGGAAGCTCATCTGCGGAACCGGTGCGGGAACGTGAGGCGGCAGGATCCGCCTTAGCCCGGCAAACGGAAGCCGGGCCGGACGAATTGCCCCACCCCTCTGCGGTACAGGCCGCCTCGGGCGGGACCTTGCTGCTCGTCGACGACGAGCCGATCAATCATCAGGTGCTGGACAACTATTTGTCCTCGCAGCCTTTTACGCTTATCAAAGCGTATTCCGCCGGCGAAGCGCTTCATATTTTGGAGCGGGAGGAAGTAAGCCTGGTGCTGCTCGACGTCATGCTCCCCGACGGCAACGGATACGACATTTGCCGGTCGCTTCGCCGGCGGTTTTCCGCCAGCGAGCTGCCGGTCATCATGCTGACGGCAAGAAACCGGCTGTCCGATCTGCTGGAAGGCTTCGACGCGGGAGCGAACGATTATTTGACCAAGCCGCTGTCCAAATACGAGCTGCTTGCGCGCGTCAACGTTCAGCTGCAGCTGTCCCGGCTGACCCATTCGCTGGAGCGGCTTGTGCAGGAGCGGACGGCCGACCTGGAGCAGGCCCATCTTCGCCTGCAGCAATCGATGCGGGAAACCGCCCAGGCGATCGCCGAGCTTCAGGTCGTCGAAGAGCGCAATCGGATCGCCGGAGATATTCACGATATCGTGGGGCATACGCTGACGACGACGATCGTTCAGCTGGAAGCGGCCAAACGGCTGCTGCTGAAAAACGACGACCGCGGCTACGAAAAGCTGGAGCTCTCGCAGGATCTGGTGCGCAGAAGCATGGAGGAAGTGCGCCAGGCGGTGAGGATGATGAAGCAAAGCGGCGCGGACTATGATCTCAATGAGGCGCTGCAGGGGCTGCTTGCGGAAACCGCGCAGGCTGCGGGAGTAGCGGTAGAGGCGGATATTGAGCCCTTGCCGCCGCTGGGGGCCCTTCCCAAAAAAGTGATTTTCCATGCGCTGCAGGAAGGCTTGACCAACGGCATACGCCACGGGGAGTGCACCCGGTTTCGGTTTGAGCTCGGTCACCGGGACGGGCGCATCTGCTTCTCTTTATGGAACGACGGCAAAAAATACGAGCCGGCCGGCACCGGCATCGGCCTCAGGGTCATGACCGAGCGGGTGAGGTCGCTCGGGGGCTCCCTGGAGCTGTCGTCGCCGGAAGACGGCGGCTGCTTGCTGACGTTTTCGCTGCCGGACGAAGAATGA
- a CDS encoding TIM barrel protein, with amino-acid sequence MNISLCIGAYKGQDALFHLEKIKEHGFQGLELYKWWELADLRRFAAEQERIGVGVIATCTKFFNLVDETKRDTYIQALEETLEACRVLGVKSIITQTGGEMEGVPRDKQRAAMVETLKRCAVLCEKAGIVLEVEPLNGLVNHPGHFLQRSDEAAAVIDAVGSDHVKLVFDVYHQQITEGNVIRNASGYIGRINHFHIADNPGRMEPGTGELNYVNILKAIRNTGFDGFVGLECSYSIDTDEALDRFKREILAQVQ; translated from the coding sequence ATGAACATTTCGCTGTGCATTGGCGCCTACAAGGGGCAGGATGCTTTATTTCACCTGGAAAAAATCAAGGAACACGGCTTTCAAGGACTGGAGCTGTACAAATGGTGGGAGCTTGCGGATTTGCGGCGGTTTGCCGCCGAGCAGGAACGGATCGGTGTCGGCGTCATCGCGACGTGTACGAAGTTTTTTAACCTGGTGGACGAAACCAAACGCGATACGTATATTCAGGCGCTGGAAGAGACGCTCGAAGCGTGCCGGGTGCTCGGCGTGAAATCGATCATTACGCAGACCGGCGGCGAAATGGAAGGGGTGCCTCGGGATAAGCAGCGTGCGGCTATGGTCGAAACGTTAAAGCGCTGCGCGGTGCTGTGCGAAAAAGCCGGGATCGTGCTGGAGGTCGAGCCGCTCAACGGGCTTGTCAACCATCCCGGGCACTTTTTGCAGCGGTCCGATGAGGCGGCGGCCGTTATCGATGCGGTCGGCAGCGATCACGTGAAGTTGGTTTTCGACGTGTATCACCAGCAAATCACCGAAGGCAACGTCATCCGCAACGCCAGCGGATACATAGGGCGAATCAACCATTTCCACATCGCCGACAATCCGGGACGGATGGAGCCGGGAACGGGCGAGCTGAACTACGTGAATATTTTGAAGGCGATCCGAAACACCGGGTTTGACGGATTCGTCGGGCTGGAGTGCAGCTACTCAATCGATACGGACGAGGCGCTGGACCGGTTTAAGCGCGAGATTTTGGCGCAGGTGCAGTGA
- a CDS encoding group I truncated hemoglobin: MSSNGEAEDQNLYQRLGGHEGIRQVVQTFYKKVLEDKDIQPYFKNTDMAKLSEHQTIFVSFAVGGPDYYTGPSLTQAHEKLNITSEHFDKVIRHLADSMREEGIEAADVDAVAAKLLPLKSAIVRHN, encoded by the coding sequence ATGAGCAGTAACGGTGAAGCGGAAGACCAGAATTTATATCAGCGTCTCGGAGGACACGAAGGCATCCGGCAGGTGGTGCAAACCTTCTACAAGAAGGTGCTGGAAGATAAGGACATTCAGCCTTATTTCAAAAACACGGATATGGCCAAGCTGTCGGAGCATCAGACGATTTTCGTCTCTTTCGCCGTCGGCGGACCGGACTATTATACGGGACCAAGCTTGACGCAGGCCCATGAAAAGCTGAACATCACATCGGAGCATTTTGACAAGGTCATCCGGCATCTGGCCGATTCCATGCGTGAAGAAGGAATCGAAGCCGCCGATGTCGATGCGGTGGCGGCGAAGCTGCTGCCGCTGAAGAGCGCCATCGTTCGCCACAATTGA
- a CDS encoding GRAS family protein: protein MNHVQVSAYECLVMLLKRSLQETNLDSARAELSRFADRLRVAEDGEDLLAYLFAAALMKRLDKTSGDQMNLYLKQYDVPQITLFNLLAEKFPLMTHVTSAANARLARFVRAGESLRFLEIGIGTGRQIVHLLHQLAEQEKLPSSIVLYAVEPNEHCLREAEENVTDTAGRLGVALDFQPLATEIERLPDSEWARVESRSGRLLVNASFALHHIRDSGDGLSAKDEVLSRIRRLQPSALVLCEPDSNHQTGDTIHRFYNCWRHFSAVFEFIDSLPLRTEESRALKIFFGREIEDIVAAPEGVRCERHESTGSWISRLQKAGFIPGMTDGASFLRKPRNGMSLSADSWHLGLGYGSTNLVSVIGAM, encoded by the coding sequence ATGAATCACGTACAGGTATCGGCATACGAATGCCTTGTCATGTTATTGAAGCGATCCTTGCAGGAAACGAACCTCGATTCGGCCAGAGCCGAGCTTTCCCGGTTTGCGGACCGCCTTCGCGTTGCGGAGGATGGGGAGGATCTCTTGGCCTATCTGTTCGCGGCGGCGCTGATGAAACGGCTCGATAAGACAAGCGGCGACCAAATGAATTTGTACCTGAAGCAATACGACGTTCCGCAAATTACGCTGTTTAACCTGCTTGCCGAGAAGTTTCCGCTTATGACGCATGTGACATCGGCGGCGAACGCCCGCCTTGCCCGTTTCGTTCGCGCAGGAGAGTCTCTACGCTTTCTCGAGATCGGTATAGGGACCGGACGTCAGATCGTTCATCTGCTGCATCAGCTTGCGGAGCAAGAGAAGCTGCCGTCATCAATCGTGTTGTACGCCGTGGAGCCGAACGAACATTGCTTGCGTGAAGCCGAGGAAAATGTGACGGATACGGCCGGCCGGTTGGGTGTCGCGCTCGATTTCCAGCCTCTGGCCACAGAGATCGAGCGTTTGCCGGACAGCGAATGGGCGCGTGTTGAAAGCCGGTCCGGCCGCCTGCTCGTCAACGCTTCGTTCGCCCTTCATCATATTCGCGACAGTGGGGACGGTCTTTCCGCAAAGGATGAGGTGCTGTCCCGCATCCGGCGCCTGCAGCCTTCCGCCCTCGTTCTTTGCGAACCGGATTCCAACCATCAAACCGGCGATACGATCCATCGTTTCTATAACTGCTGGCGCCACTTCTCGGCGGTTTTCGAATTCATCGATTCGCTGCCCCTCCGGACGGAGGAAAGCCGGGCGCTCAAAATTTTCTTCGGCCGCGAAATCGAAGATATTGTTGCCGCTCCGGAAGGGGTTCGCTGCGAACGGCACGAATCGACCGGCAGTTGGATTTCCCGCCTGCAGAAGGCCGGATTCATCCCCGGCATGACGGATGGGGCATCGTTTTTGCGGAAACCGCGAAACGGCATGAGCCTGTCGGCCGACAGCTGGCATCTGGGGCTGGGATATGGCTCGACCAACCTTGTGTCCGTCATCGGCGCCATGTAA
- a CDS encoding DUF1906 domain-containing protein, whose translation MAKGFDCSTPLTGQTAAAFAADGYEFVCRYLVPSGYKRLTREEAELITAAGLQIVSVFETTADRALGGRSAGLADGATALQVAQAIGQPEGSCIYFAVDFDATGAQMSTVIEYIRAASEATPQYTTGVYGSYAVVEAVLAAGACSHFWQTYAWSKGQKSAAAHIYQYRNDIVVNGINIDLDESYGNEGWWNTNTGNSGGGEDIVLDPGVAQTIINTWISPAWFETDDQEQKDYLHWLANELRRAAGLPEE comes from the coding sequence ATGGCAAAAGGTTTCGATTGCTCCACCCCGCTGACCGGGCAAACGGCTGCCGCCTTTGCCGCAGACGGCTATGAGTTTGTATGCCGCTACCTGGTTCCGAGCGGATACAAAAGGCTGACCCGCGAGGAAGCCGAGCTCATTACGGCGGCCGGGCTTCAAATCGTTTCCGTTTTCGAAACGACGGCCGACCGCGCTCTTGGTGGGAGATCCGCCGGGCTTGCCGACGGAGCGACCGCGCTGCAGGTTGCGCAGGCGATCGGCCAGCCGGAAGGCAGCTGCATTTATTTCGCCGTCGATTTCGACGCGACCGGTGCGCAAATGTCCACTGTCATCGAATACATCCGGGCCGCCAGCGAGGCCACTCCGCAGTATACGACGGGAGTATACGGCTCTTATGCGGTGGTGGAAGCGGTTCTTGCCGCCGGCGCTTGCTCGCATTTTTGGCAAACTTACGCATGGAGCAAGGGACAAAAATCCGCCGCGGCTCACATTTACCAATATCGCAATGATATTGTCGTGAACGGCATCAACATCGACCTGGACGAATCCTACGGCAACGAGGGCTGGTGGAATACAAACACTGGAAATAGCGGAGGAGGCGAAGACATCGTGTTGGATCCGGGCGTAGCGCAAACCATCATCAACACTTGGATCTCCCCGGCATGGTTCGAAACGGACGATCAGGAGCAGAAAGACTACTTGCACTGGCTTGCCAACGAGCTGAGAAGAGCGGCCGGCTTGCCTGAGGAATAG
- a CDS encoding response regulator transcription factor yields the protein MEPIDVFVCEDDPLFRELFVNFLSRQEDIRIVGSASYKHQLMAAVNNIPIDVLVLDINLTGTNYDGLEAAIEIKAIQPDLQIIVLSSLDREDVMLHAVSYGRVSNYIVKEHYRDLPEAIRAAHLRQSGLHHSSAGKLLEQLSRKENEELRKKITPKQLEILQLLDQGLSRKEIAEQLFYNEQSINNELCKISNVVKGKFPYLEWLRLKKHNTKHIIELAKQLGILS from the coding sequence ATGGAACCGATTGACGTATTTGTATGCGAGGACGATCCGTTGTTCCGGGAACTGTTCGTCAATTTTTTAAGCAGGCAGGAAGACATCCGGATTGTCGGCTCGGCTTCCTACAAGCACCAATTGATGGCTGCCGTGAATAACATACCGATTGATGTGCTCGTACTCGATATCAATTTGACAGGCACCAACTACGACGGGCTTGAGGCCGCTATCGAAATCAAGGCGATTCAGCCCGACCTGCAAATTATCGTTCTCTCGTCCCTCGACCGCGAGGATGTCATGCTGCATGCCGTTTCGTACGGGCGGGTGAGCAACTATATTGTGAAAGAGCATTACCGCGATCTTCCCGAAGCGATCCGGGCGGCCCATTTGCGCCAGTCGGGCCTCCATCATTCCTCCGCCGGCAAGCTGCTTGAGCAGCTCAGCCGCAAAGAGAATGAGGAGCTGAGGAAGAAAATAACGCCCAAGCAGCTCGAGATTCTGCAGCTGCTCGATCAAGGGCTAAGCCGCAAGGAAATCGCCGAACAATTATTTTACAACGAGCAGTCGATCAACAATGAGCTTTGCAAAATATCAAACGTCGTCAAAGGCAAATTCCCGTATCTGGAATGGCTGCGGTTGAAAAAACACAACACGAAGCATATCATCGAGCTCGCCAAACAATTAGGCATCCTCTCATAA